TGGAAAGTGATCAATGATTCCTGTAAGGCAAGGTCCATGAGATTCACCTGCAGTAATAAAATTCATAATTTCTCCTCTATTCTAAGATTTCCCATAATTCTTCATAAGAAATCGTTTTAAAAAAGCTTTGACCAATTTCGTTCACTAAAACAAGTGTGATTTCATCTTTCATTCCTTTTTTATCACGAACGATGTATTCAAAAATTTCATCCATACCGACTTCATCATATTCGGTTGGTAAGTGGAATTTTTCTAATAATTGAATTAATTCTTCAATCATGGTTTCGTTTTCAATCCATTGTTCTTTATACGCAAGCTGTAGAATAGCAACCATACCGATGGCTACAGCTGCCCCATGGCGAAGTCCTTTATAATCGTCAATGGCTTCTAATGCATGAGCAATTGTATGGCCAAAGTTCAATTTGCGACGTAAACCATAATCATAAGGATCTTGTCTTACAATATCTGCTTTTTGTTGGCAAGCTCGAGTGATGATATAAGGTAATTGAGCAAAGAATGCTTCTTTTTCCAATGGTAAAGTTTGTAAATGTTCCCAAAGTTCTTTATCGCCAATCATTGCCATTTTAATGACTTCCGCTAATCCTTCTGCTAAATAAGGCCATTCTAAGGTTTGTAGCATAATTGGATCAATAAAGACCGCATCTGGTTGATAAAACGCTCCTACTAAGTTTTTGCCAAAAGGTAAATTAACCGCAGTTTTTCCTCCAATACTGCTATCGACTTGAGCTAATAAAGTTGTTGGAATTTGTAAAAAAGGAATTCCACGCATATAAGTAGCTGCGACAAATCCAGTTAAATCACCGACAACTCCTCCTCCTAAAGCGATAATGCCATCTCCACGATTGAATCCTTGTTCAGCTAATCCTTCATATAATTGTTCCGCGATTTCTAGACTTTTGTTTCGTTCCCCTTCAGGAAATGAAAACAAGAATACTTCAAACCCTTCTTTTTGTAATTGTTCTTGTAATTCATCATAATACAGCGCTTGAACCGTATAATCGGTGACTACCATTACTTTTCTTGGTGTCCAATAGTGACGAATTTCTTTTCCAATTGTTTGAAAAAGATGATTTTCAATTTTTACTTGATAATTCGGTTGGGTGTTTACTTCTACTTCCATTTTAGGAATCCTTTCTATCATAAATCGATTGAACAACGGGGAGTAAGGCATCTACCTTTTGAGAAAGTGAAGCCCATTGTTTTAAAGATAAAGATTGTTCTCCATCACTCAATGCTTCTTCTGGGTGTGGATGAATCTCAATAATAAATCCATCTGCTCCTGCGGCAACCCCAGCTAACGTTAAAGGTTCTACATATTCTTTTTTCCCTGCAGCATGACTTGGGTCGACTAAAATAGGATAGTGACTCAAGCGATGAATCACAGGAACCGCACTGACATCAAAGGTATTTCTTGTTTTTGTTTCAAACGTACGAATTCCACGTTCGACAAGAATAATTTGTCGATTTCCTTCGTTTGCGATATATTCTGCGGCACTTAGCCATTCATCAATGGTGGCACTTAATCCACGTTTTAAAAGCACTGGCTTGTCTTCTTTTCCAATGGCTTCTAATAAACGATAATTTTGCATGTTTCTTGCCCCAATTTGAAAAATATCGGTATATTCTCGAACCATCGCGATGTGTCCTTCATCCATCACTTCAGTTACGACTTTTAATCCATATTGATCTGCGGCTTTACGCAATAATTGTAGCCCCTCTAATCCCAATCCTTGGAAAGAATAAGGATTTGTTCTTGGTTTAAAGGCTCCTCCACGTAGTACTTGTCCCCCTGCTTCTTTTACTGCTTTTGCGGTTTGTAAAATTTGCTCTTCACTTTCCACAGAGCAAGGGCCTGCCATTTTTACAAAATGACCGCCACCGATTTTACAATCCCCAAGATCGATGATGGTATCTTCTTTTTGATATTCTCTACTTCCCAAATAATAGGGATGATTTCTTTTATTTTCCATTTTTTCCTTTATTCCTTTTCTATTGATCTTTCTTTATTTTTCTTCTAACATTGGCCATATCTCTTTTGTTGGTAATGGATGATGGCACCATTTTTCAAAGGCTAATGCTCCTTGAAATACTAACATTCCTAGTCCATTCATTGTCTCTTTACCTTGTGCTTTTGCCTCTTTTAAAAACGTTGAGCATTTCGGTACATAATTTAAATCCAAAATGAGTGCATCTGGATATTGTAAAGAATCTCTTTTCCTTCGTAATAAACTATCTGCGGTTGTATTGACAAAAAAATCTGTCTTTTCTTTCCTAAAATCTTGCGACGTATACGGAAGCAATTGATAGGAAAAAGGAGTTTCTTTTTGTAAAAAATCTAGTTTTTCCTTTGTATTTTGATAATAGGATTCCTTTGTATAGTACACATAGATATTTGTAATTCCAAAAAAAGGAGCTTGTTCAATGATGGAAATTGCGGCACTACCACTTCCTAAAAGAGTCAATGTTTTTCCTTTTAGTTCATACCCTTTTTCTTTTAGCGCCAAGAAAAAGCCTTTCCCATCAGTATTATAAGCTTTCCATAGTCCTTGTTCTTTTACAATGGTGTTGCCTGCCCCTACTCTTTGGACTGTAGAATCTTTGATATCTGCTAACGTAAGCATTGCTTTTTTATTCGGAAAAGAAAAATTCGCACCAATAAATTGTTCTCCATATTGTGCTTCTAACTTTTGAAAATCTTTTTGCAAGGTTTCAGGTGTACTTTGAACTAAAAGATATTCTGCATCTATGTTCCAAGTTTGAAAACCATAAGTGTGCATCCTAGGGGAGAAACTATGAGCCACAGGATCAGCAAATAAAGCTATAATTTTTTTACTCATCTTTTAATGCCTCTACTTTTTCTTTTGTTGGCGTGACCACGGTTGATTTTTGTCCTTCATAAACGACAAAACCTGGTTTTGCGCCATTAGGTTTTCGTAAATGTTTGACTTGAATATAATCTACCGGTACATTGGCTGCTTTTTGGTATTTTGAATAGTAGGCAGCTAATGTCGCTGCTTCTACAATTTCTTCATCCGTAGGTGTACTTGTTTTTAAAATGACATGAGAGCCAGGGATATTTTTAGCATGTAGCCAGTAGTCATTTTTTTGCGCTTTTTTCAAAGATAGTTCATCATTTTGTAAATTATTACGTCCTACATAAATCGGAGTCCCTTTAGAAGTATGGAATTGTAAAGGCTGAGATTTTTTTGTCTTCATACGACG
The DNA window shown above is from Catellicoccus marimammalium M35/04/3 and carries:
- the aroB gene encoding 3-dehydroquinate synthase; its protein translation is MEVEVNTQPNYQVKIENHLFQTIGKEIRHYWTPRKVMVVTDYTVQALYYDELQEQLQKEGFEVFLFSFPEGERNKSLEIAEQLYEGLAEQGFNRGDGIIALGGGVVGDLTGFVAATYMRGIPFLQIPTTLLAQVDSSIGGKTAVNLPFGKNLVGAFYQPDAVFIDPIMLQTLEWPYLAEGLAEVIKMAMIGDKELWEHLQTLPLEKEAFFAQLPYIITRACQQKADIVRQDPYDYGLRRKLNFGHTIAHALEAIDDYKGLRHGAAVAIGMVAILQLAYKEQWIENETMIEELIQLLEKFHLPTEYDEVGMDEIFEYIVRDKKGMKDEITLVLVNEIGQSFFKTISYEELWEILE
- the aroF gene encoding 3-deoxy-7-phosphoheptulonate synthase: MENKRNHPYYLGSREYQKEDTIIDLGDCKIGGGHFVKMAGPCSVESEEQILQTAKAVKEAGGQVLRGGAFKPRTNPYSFQGLGLEGLQLLRKAADQYGLKVVTEVMDEGHIAMVREYTDIFQIGARNMQNYRLLEAIGKEDKPVLLKRGLSATIDEWLSAAEYIANEGNRQIILVERGIRTFETKTRNTFDVSAVPVIHRLSHYPILVDPSHAAGKKEYVEPLTLAGVAAGADGFIIEIHPHPEEALSDGEQSLSLKQWASLSQKVDALLPVVQSIYDRKDS
- a CDS encoding shikimate dehydrogenase family protein; its protein translation is MSKKIIALFADPVAHSFSPRMHTYGFQTWNIDAEYLLVQSTPETLQKDFQKLEAQYGEQFIGANFSFPNKKAMLTLADIKDSTVQRVGAGNTIVKEQGLWKAYNTDGKGFFLALKEKGYELKGKTLTLLGSGSAAISIIEQAPFFGITNIYVYYTKESYYQNTKEKLDFLQKETPFSYQLLPYTSQDFRKEKTDFFVNTTADSLLRRKRDSLQYPDALILDLNYVPKCSTFLKEAKAQGKETMNGLGMLVFQGALAFEKWCHHPLPTKEIWPMLEEK